A region from the Oncorhynchus keta strain PuntledgeMale-10-30-2019 chromosome 5, Oket_V2, whole genome shotgun sequence genome encodes:
- the vasnb gene encoding vasorin b, translated as MKAFFLPPLTPFLLLLLLRLPGRTLASDCPQDCTCSTPESIFCFQRRSATMPQGVPEPTKNLYLFANGIETLAEEDFVGMESLEMLDLSQNKVTVLPDRVFEPLTSLRNLDLSANQITHLSEESFAGMALLERLYLYSNHIRTIHPAAFHGLEQLLELKLQGNQLTSLPALAMPRLLLLDLRFNTLPSLGSADLQMPNLESLKLAGLGLESLNEDLMASLGNLHELDISGNELSSFPLALREVQGLIYLSLAGNPMGPLKLEDLKNLSELQELDISNLSLQGLPDGFAQLFPHLTKLTVAENPFNCLCTLAWFPGWLRNQGVTLGRTEETRCHFPPLNAGKVLERLEHREFGCPTTTTVTASTVRTSTTMPPPVTTLPSTSPAIPAPGPSEEDTSTGTGSLPPPPVPASPSSSSQDPEVDFFCPSQTCLNGGTCRLDGQGHLECTCPRGFYGTYCENRHHSHPPPPPDQDHNDNNNYISAATVTADAPDISSRLVTSSSILLDLHRYIKVRPYIRGIRLTYRNLSGPDRRPMQLSVPASYPEYTLRGLRPNSTYTVCASPLGDLSGGDSVCTVAHTAAQQHTATGRQVEDKRLTTMLVPALAILLLLVLIAAAVGMVCYMRRKRAKGHLDLECEPAQLELEGVKAGSNIGGAMPQKQPEPAVVQNGGLEYEVLLIQDHCSPNNNMALSHKPSYF; from the coding sequence ATGAAGGCCTTCTTCCTCCCTCCGCTGAcgcccttcctccttctcctcttgcTCCGGCTCCCTGGCAGGACTCTGGCCAGCGACTGTCCCCAGGACTGCACCTGCTCCACCCCAGAATCCATCTTCTGTTTCCAGCGCCGCTCTGCCACCATGCCCCAAGGCGTCCCGGAACCCACCAAGAACCTCTACCTCTTCGCCAACGGCATCGAAACTCTGGCGGAGGAAGACTTTGTGGGCATGGAGAGCCTGGAGATGCTGGATCTGAGTCAGAACAAAGTCACGGTACTGCCTGACCGGGTGTTTGAGCCTCTGACTTCCCTGAGGAACTTGGACCTCTCAGCCAACCAGATCACCCATCTGTCAGAGGAGAGCTTTGCGGGCATGGCCCTACTGGAGAGGCTGTACCTCTACAGCAACCACATCCGGACTATACACCCTGCCGCCTTCCACGGCCTGGAGCAGCTGCTGGAGCTCAAGCTGCAGGGAAACCAGCTCACCTCGCTCCCCGCCCTAGCCATGCCCAGACTGCTGCTGCTGGACCTCCGCTTCAACACCCTCCCATCCCTGGGGTCAGCCGACCTCCAGATGCCCAACCTGGAGTCTCTGAAGCTGGCCGGCCTGGGCCTCGAAAGCCTGAACGAGGACCTGATGGCCAGCCTGGGGAATCTCCACGAACTGGACATCTCTGGCAACGAGCTGAGCTCCTTCCCCCTGGCGCTGAGGGAGGTCCAGGGCCTGATCTACCTGAGCCTGGCCGGGAACCCCATGGGCCCACTGAAGCTGGAGGACCTGAAGAACCTGAGCGAGCTCCAGGAGTTGGACATCAGCAACCTGAGTCTGCAGGGCTTGCCTGACGGGTTCGCACAGCTTTTCCCTCACCTGACTAAGCTGACGGTGGCAGAGAACCCTTTCAACTGCCTGTGCACCCTGGCCTGGTTTCCCGGGTGGCTCAGGAACCAGGGGGTGACTCTGGGCAGGACGGAGGAGACCCGCTGCCACTTCCCTCCCCTCAACGCTGGGAAGGtgctggagaggctggagcacagggagtttggctgccccaccaccactactgtcaCCGCTAGCACAGTCAGAACCAgcaccaccatgccccctccagtCACCACCCTGCCTAGCACCTCCCCAGCCATCCCTGCACCAGGGCCCAGTGAGGAGGACACCTCAACTGGGACAGGCAGCCTGCCCCCGCCCCCCGTCCCTGCCTctcccagcagcagcagccaAGACCCAGAGGTGGACTTCTTCTGCCCCTCCCAGACCTGCTTGAATGGGGGCACCTGTCGGCTGGACGGGCAAGGCCATCTGGAGTGCACCTGCCCTCGTGGCTTCTACGGCACCTATTGCGAGAACCGCCACCActcccacccccctccccctcccgaTCAGGACCACAATGACAACAACAATTACATTTCCGCGGCAACTGTCACCGCCGATGCCCCCGACATCAGCTCGCGCCTGGTGACCAGCTCCTCCATCCTGCTGGACCTGCACCGCTACATCAAGGTCCGGCCCTACATCCGCGGCATCCGTCTGACATACCGCAACCTGTCGGGGCCCGACCGGCGTCCCATGCAGCTCAGCGTGCCTGCTTCCTACCCAGAGTACACCCTGAGGGGGCTGCGGCCCAACTCCACCTACACAGTATGCGCCAGCCCACTGGGCGACCTCAGCGGTGGGGACAGCGTCTGCACGGTGGCCCACACAGCGGCCCAGCAGCACACTGCCACAGGGAGGCAGGTGGAGGACAAGAGGCTGACCACCATGCTGGTGCCGGCTCTGGCCATCCTGCTGCTCCTAGTCCTGATTGCAGCCGCCGTGGGGATGGTGTGCTACATGAGGAGGAAACGGGCCAAGGGCCACCTGGATCTGGAGTGTGAGCCAGCCCAGCTGGAGCTGGAGGGAGTCAAGGCTGGTTCCAACATTGGAGGGGCGATGCCCCAAAAGCAGCCGGAGCCGGCTGTGGTTCAAAATGGCGGCCTGGAGTACGAGGTGCTGCTAATACAGGATCATTGCTCGCCGAACAACAACATGGCTCTCTCTCATAAGCCCTCTTATTTCTGA